From the genome of Constrictibacter sp. MBR-5:
CGCGGGGCGGCCGGATCGTCAACAACGGCTCGATTTCGGCGCACGCGCCCCGGCCCAACTCGGCGCCCTACACCTCCACCAAGCACGCCGTCACAGGGCTCACGAAGTCGGCCTCCCTCGACGGCCGCAAATACGACATCGCCGTCGGCCAGATCGACATCGGCAACGCTCATACCGAGATGACCGAACGCATGACCAAGGGCGTCCCGCAGGCCAACGGAACGACGATGGTCGAGCCGACGATGGATGTCCGGAACGTCGCGGACGCGATCGTCTACATGGCGCAGATGCCGCTCGACGCGAACGTCCAGTTCATCACCGTGATGGCCACGAAGATGCCCTTCGTCGGACGCGGGTGACGGCGCCGGGGACATACGGCGGCCGCAACGCCGCCCGTCCGATGGCCAGCGGAGGCCGCGAGGGTAGCGGATGAAGACGCGCCTACTCGCCTTCTGGCAGAATCTGTCGACCAGCCTCTGGTTCGTGCCGGCCATCCTGACCGGCTGCGCGTTCGTCTTGGCGTCCGTCATGACGAACATCCGCGCGTTCCCCGGCGGCGACGATGTCGACCCGCCGGACTGGCTCTACAACGGTTCGGCCTCCGAGGCGCGCGATCTTCTGGAGACCCTCCTCAGTTCGCTCATCACCCTGACGACGCTCGCCATATCGATCACGATGGTCGTGCTCAGCCTCGCTGCCAGCCAGCTCGGGCCAAGACTGATCCGTGCGTTCATGGGCGATCGGCGGACGCAAGTGGTGCTGGGGATCTTCCTGGCCGCGATCGTGTACGTCCTGCTCGTACTGCGGCAGGTCGACGGCAAACTCCCGGACGACGAGATTCCACAGCTCGCCGTCACTCTCGGCACGATGAGCGCCATGGGCTGTCTGGGCCTCCTGTTCTTCTTCGTGCATCACCTCGGAAGGTCGGTCGTCGCAGACTCGGTGGTCCAGCGGGTCGGCGCCGAACTCGACCAGTCCATCGATCGCATTCTGCCGCGGTGGGAGGAGACACCGCCCGCCGATACGGTGTTCACGCCGACGGCGCCCGCGACGCTGCGCCTGCCGCACGGCGGCTACGTCCAGGCGGTCGACTTCGCTGCCATCACGCACTGTGCCGAAGAAAGCGACGTGGTTGTCCTGTTGAACTTCCGGCCGGGGCACCATCTGTTGCCCGGTGGCATCCACGGCAAAGTGGATCCGGCCGAAAAGTTCGACGAGGCCTTTGCCGCCCGCATCGCACGCGCGGTCACCGTCGGCCTGGAACGCACGCCGGTCCAGGACATCGAATACTGCATGCGCCAGTTGGTCGAAGTGGCGCTTCGCGCGCTCTCGCCCGGCATCAATGACCCGAACACCGCGATCGCCGCCATCGACAGGCTGGGCCGATCGATGGCCCTGGTCATGACGCGGCGTACGCTGCCGGAAACGATCAGGGATGCTGCCGGCCGACTGCGCGTGGTTCGACCCGTCTCGACGTTCGCCGGGCTCATGGACGCCGCGTTCAACCAGATCCGGCAGGCGGGCGAGTCGAAGCCGTCCATCCTGATCCGCCAGCTCGAGGCGATCGCCGCACTCGCCACGCTCACCCCGACCGACGAGCATCGCCGGGAATGCGCCGTGCACGCCGCGATGATCCTTGCAGCGGGACGACGGTGCATTGCCGAACCGCGGGATCTCGAGGCGGTAGAAGCCGCTTACGACGAGGTAGCCGCCGAACTTCGGGATGCCGGCCTTCCCCCGGGTGACGTCTAACGGCCAACGATCACTCCTCCGAGTCCGCCGCCGACGAAAGCATCGCAACACTCAGTGCACGCCATTCCTCGTCGATCGTCGTGGTACAGACGTCGCGGCCGGCGCGGCGATACCAGTAGGCGGCATTCGCGAGGTCGCCCTCGACGCGGTGGAGATGGGCATGCACCCACGCGCCGTCGCGGTCTTCCGCGTTTTGGGCGAGCTCGTGCGCCTGTTCCCAGCGCCCTTTGCCGCTCCACCACAGTGCCTGCAGCGGCACCGACAACCCCGTCGGCGGAGCATGGGCGGCCAGGGAATCTCGAAATGCGACGGGATCCATTACGTCTCCGCTCATGTCGTGGCCTTCTCCCTGCGGTTTCGACGGAGGTCCGATCGTCCGGCTGCCCATCGTCTACCGAGAGTATGACGACTCCGCCGGATGGCATGGTTGGAGAAACGCGCTCCGCGGCGCTCCCGCCGGAAGCAAACCCACGCCCCGGGCGTTCATTCGGGGTTCAGTCACGCTTCGACAGAATGGGGACGATCGGGTGCGATGCCACCAGTGGCCATCACCCAGGACAATGGAGCGGTCGATGATCAGGCGTGGGCTCGCGGCAATTCTCGTGGCGGCATCCCTCACCGCGGGGATGGTACCGGCGGCACAGGCTCGGGACGGCTATCGCGGCGGCCACGACTATCGCGGTTCACACCATGACCGCGGCTGGCACGACGGGCGCCGCGACGGCCGGCACGGATATCGCGGGTATGACCGCGACCGGCGCGGGTCGAAGCATCGGCACAACGGGAAGTCGCGCGACTACAGCGACGAGATCCTGATCGGCGCGGGCATCGTCGGCCTGGCCATCGTCGCCGGCAGCATGATCGCCTCCAGCCCGCGCGAGCCGGACATCCAGTGGTCGGATGCACCGCGGCGGGCCTCGAACTGCGAGACCGACGAGGTCTACCGCTATCTGCCGGACGGCAGCATCCAGTACGGCGACCGGACGCGCTGCTACTGATTCCGCCGCTCGTCAGGTGCCGTAGCTCTGCACGAGGCTTCCGGCCACCAGGTACCAGCCGTCGACGAGCACGAAGAAGATCAGCTTGAACGGCAGCGAGATCATGACCGGCGGCAGCATCATCATGCCCATCGACATGAGGATGCTGGCCACCACCATGTCGATGACGAGGAACGGCACGAACAAAAGAAAGCCGATCTCGAATGCACGGCGAAGCTCGCTGATCATGAAGGCGGGCACGAGCACCTGAAGCGGAGTCTCGGCCGGTGCGGCGATCGGCTCGGTCCTGGACAGATTGACGAACAGCTCCAGGTCCTTCTCCCGGACATGGCGAAGCATGAAGTCGCGGAACGGCCCGACCGTCCGCGTGAAGGCCTGTTCCTCGTCGATCTGCTCGGCGATCAGGGGGGCGACGCCCTCTTCGTAGGCACGCTCCATCGTCGGTGCCATGACGAAGGCCGTCAGGAACAGGGCCAGACTGATCATCACCATGTTAGGCGGCGCCTGCTGCGTGCCGATGGCGGTTCGCAGGAAGGACAGCACGACGACAATGCGGGTGAACGACGTCACCATCACCAGGATCGACGGCGCGACGCTGAGGACCGTCAGCAGCGCGACGAGCTGAATGATGCGCGCGGTCGTCGACCCCTCGCCGTCGCCGCCCAGGTCGATGCTGACGTTCTGCGCCAGCACCGGACCGGACAGCAGGACGACAGCCAGCAATCCGGTAGCGGCGACGCGAGAAGCCTTGCGCAGGTTCATCGGTACGGGATTCCAGGCGATTGTTCTGTTTCCGTCGGCGGCGGAGCAGGAATGCCCGTCTCCACGACGATGTCGTCCGTAGCACCCGTGAGGATGAGATGTTCGACGCCGTCGCGGCGGATGAGCACGAGCCGGCGACGCGCGTCGATCGGCAGTACTTCCACGATGCCCAGCCGGCGGATGCGGCCGCCCGGCCTCGTGCCAGCGACACCGCCGAAGCCATAGCGGCGGGCGAGCCATGCCAGGACGCCGATCAGTGCCAGAACCGCGACGAGCGCCAGCAGAAATCGCAGATAGGTCGTCAGGTCCATCGTGCCGCTAGCGCTTCGGCGGCCGGTTGTAGGCCGTTACGGCCCGATGCATCGTGGTGGTTCCCTTGAGCCGCGCCTGGAGTGCCTCGTGGGCGGCCGTCATCTCCGCCTCGACCGCATCGAGATCGGCGAGAAGGCTTAGGAGCCGCGGCTTCGCGCGCCGCGCCTGATCGGGATCGAGCTGTTCGGAGAGCGGGTGGATCTCGTCGACGATGCCGGCGAGACGATCGGTGTCGACCGGCGCGCCGGCGTGCAGCGCCTCGCGGATCCTTCCGATCTCCGCCGCCAGCCTGTCGCCCAGACGGTCGAGCTGCTCGGCTGCATTCATCACTGCGGCTCCGTCGTTGTGGGCGCACCGTTCAGCGCATACAGACGCGCCAGGATCTCCGCGACCGCGGCCAGGGCATCGACGGGCATGTCCGCATCGATCTCCAGCGCCGCCAGCGTTTCGGCGAGATCCGCGTCCTCGCGCACCTTGATCCCCGCATCGAAGGCGAGGCGCAGGATATCCTCGGCGAGTGCGCCGCGCCCGGAGGCGACGACACGCGCCCCGGCAACACCGTCGCCGCGAAGGGCGACGGCGACCTGACGGCGCCTGCCCGTCTCCTTATCGTCTTCACCCACTGCGCCCGTTCCCTTCATGACGGAGGGAAGATGCGCGGGGCATGGTTAACGCGACGTTACGCGCTGCCGCGGTCCGATCACAGGGCGCAGTCCGGGTCGAACTTCGGTGTCCGCTTCTCCCGGTGCGAGGCCAGACCCTCCCGCGCTTCGCCGCTCGCGAAGCCGAGCATCTCGTAGGCCGTCGAAGCGTCGAAGCTCGGTCCCATCGTGCGCAGCCAGTTGTTCAGCGCGTACTTGGTCAGCCGGATCGCGGCGGGTGCACCGGTCGCCAGCCGCTGCGCGATCTCCAACGCCTTGTCCTGGAGGTCGGCTTCGTCGACGCACAGCGACACGAGACCGATGCGCTCGGCCTCCTCGCCGCTCATCGGCTCGCACAGCAGCAGGTGATACTTCGCCTTGGCCATGCCGCAGAGCAGCGGCCAGATAATCGCCGCCACATCTCCGGCGGCAACCCCGAGTCGCGTATGGCCGTCGATGATCCGTGCGTTGCGCGCCGCAATCGACACGTCCGAGAGGAGCGCGGCCACAAGACCGGCGCCGACCGCGGGACCGTGAATCGCGGAGACGATCGGCTTCGAGCAGTTGATGACGTTGTAGACGAGGTCGCGCGCCTCCTTCAGCGCCTGCCAGCGATACTTCGGATCCTCGATGATCTGCTCGATCATCTCGAAATCGCCGCCAGCGGAGAAGGCTCGCCCGAGGCCGCGCAGGATGACGGCGTTAACGGTCGGATCGCGGTCGACGTCCCGCCAAACGTCGCACAGTTCGCGATGGCCGTCGGCGTTCACCGCATTCAGCCGCTCCGGCCTGTTGAACGTGATGCGCAGCACGCGCTCGGCCGGACGGTCGAACTCGAGCTGGGTGTATGCGGCATAGCGGTCTGACACGGGGCGCCTCCGGACTTGTTCTGTGATCGGATCTTCATCGCCGACGATGATGAGCCCTGCCCGGGGCGTCAACGGCGTGCCGTCTCGCTGTCGGCCGCAGTGATTTCCACGAGGTCGCCTTGACGGCCGGCGGGCAACCCTCACACTGAGCCGCAACAACAATAATCGTCCCGGAGGAAGCGGTGCCCGCCTTTGCCCTCGACGAGGACCAATCCCGCGTCCAGGAGCTGGTGCGCCGCGTCGCCCGCGAGCGCGTCGCCCTCCGGGCGGACGAGATCGACCGGACGGCCGAATACCCGCAGGACATGTTCGACCTGCTGCGCGAACTTGGCCTGTTCACGCTGCCGTTCCCGCCCGAATTCGGCGGCAGCGGCAGTCTGCTGTCCTCCTGCGTCGCGATCGAGGAGTTTGGGCGCGTCTGCTACAACACGGCCTACCTGCTGCTCGTCCAGTGGACGCCGATCGGCGCGATCCTCGCGGGTGGCACCGACGAACAGAAGCGGCGCTACCTGCCCGGCCTCGCCGACGGCAGCCGGCGTGCCGCCTTCTCGCTGACCGAGCCGCAGAGCGGCTCCGACGTGGCGCGAATCCGCACCCGGGCGAGGCGCACGGACAGCGGCTATGTCATCAACGGCGGCAAGATCTGGTGCACAAACGCCGGACAGTCGGACTTCTTCCTGGTCGCGGCGAAGACGGGCGACGACGACACGCCGGGCGCCATCAACTTCTTCATCGTCGAAGCTGGAACGCCGGGCTTCGCCGTCGGCCGCAAGGAAGACAAGCTCGGCGCGCGCGGCGTCCCGTCCCACGCGATCTTCTTCGAGGACGTGTTCGTGCCGGAGGAGAACCGCCTCGGCGAGGAAGGCAAAGGCTTCAAGATCGTCATGGAGGCGCTCAACGCCTCGCGCCCGCTGATCGGCGCCCGCGGCGTCGGCCTCGCCCAGGGCGCCCTCGACAAGTCGATCGCCTTCGTGAAGGACCGCCAAGCCTTCGGCAACCGCGTGGCGGACTATCAGGGCATCCGCTGGATGCTGGCCGACATGGCGATCCAGACGGAGGCGGCCCGCGGCATCGTCTACCGTGCGGCGGCTGCGGTCGACGACGGCATCCGCGGCAGGGAACTCGCCAGCCTCGCCGCGGCGGCAAAGTGCTTTTCCAGCGACACCGCCATGAGGGTCGCCACCGACGCGGTGCAGCTCTTCGGTGCCGCCGGCATCTCCAACGAGTACCCGATCAACCGCTATTTCCGCGACGCCAAGGTCCTGCAGATTGTCGAAGGCACCAACCAGATCCAACGCAACATTATCGCGCGCAACCTGGTCGCGGACTGAACCAACCCATCGCGAGAGTGAGACAGCACATGGAAACGATCGGCCTCGGCTTTCACTTCGAGGACCTGCCCGTCGGGCGCACGTTCAAGACCATCGGGAGGACGGTAACGGACGCGGACATCACAAACTTCGTCAACGCGACCGGCATGGTCGAGGTGCTGTTCACCAACATCGAGTTCCTGCGCGAGGAATCCGACATCAAGGGCCGCGTCGCACCCGGCGCCCTCGCTTACTGCTTCGCCGAGGGGCTGCTCGTCCAGGGCACCATGCAGCATACCGGCTTCGCCTTCCTCGGCATGGAGTTGAAGATCGAGAACCCGGTCTTCTCCGGCGATACGATCCATGTGGAGTGCGAGGTGGTCGAGGCGCGCCTAAGCAGGAGCCGGCCTGGGCGCGGTCTCGTTCGGACCTTCAACAAGGTGGTGAAGCAGGACGGCGCGGTCGCCCTCACCTATAACCCGCTGCGCATGATCAAGTGCCGCAGCGAAGGCGGTCATTGACGAGCACGATGCCCTCTGAACTCGATTGTCCGGAAGCGGAAGATCACGCGCTTACCGCCGGCATCGCGGCACGGTAGGCGCGACTACGGCTTGATCCGGCGGGGACCGCTCGTCTCGCCCCAGCGTCGCACCGCGCCGGTGTCGAGGCCGAACAGGTCGAGCACACGCCCGACCGAATGGTCGACCAGGTCGTCGACCCTCTCCGGGCGGCTATAGAAGGCGGGCAGTGGCGGCGCCACCACGGCGCCCATCTCCGCCAGCGACACCATCGTGCGGAGATGCCCGAGATGGAACGGCGTCTCCCGCACCATCAGGACGAGGCGCCGGCGTTCCTTGAGAACCACGTCGGCGGCACGGGTGAGGAGGTTCGACGTGACGCCCGTCGCGATCTCCGACATCGACCGTACCGAACACGGCGCCACCACCATGCCGAGCGTCTGGAACGACCCGCTGGAGATCGCGGCGCCGACATCCCGGGCCGGATAGCAGACGTCGGCGAGCGCCTTCACGTCGGCGATCTTCCAGTCGGTCTCGTAGGCGATGGTCATCTCCGCCGCCTTCGACATGACCAGATGGCTCTCGACGCCGAGCCCCTTCAACGCCTGCAGCATCCGAATGCCATAGACGGCACCAGACGCGCCGCTGATCCCGACGATCAGGCGATGAAGGTCTGCGCCGGAAGCCACCCTCAGGCCTCCCTCGCGCGATCGCGCAGCGCGAACTTCTGGATCTTGCCCGTCGAGGTCTTCGGCAGCGCGCCGAAGATCACGGTTCGGGGCGCCTTGTAGTGCGCCATGTTGGCCCGGCAGAAGGCGACGATCTCCTCTACCGTCGCGGTCTTGCCCGGCTTCAGTTCGACGAATGCACAGGGCGTCTCCCCCCATTTCTCGTCAGGTTTCGCGACCACGGCCGCTTCCATGACCGCCGGGTGCCGGTACAGGACCTGCTCCACCTCGACCGAGGAGATGTTCTCGCCGCCGGAAATGATGATGTCCTTCGAGCGGTCTTTCAGGTCGATATAGCCGTCCGGGTGCATCACGCCGAGATCGCCGGTGTGGAACCAGCCGCCGGCGAAGGCCGCGTCGGTGGCGCTCGGATTTTTGAGATAGCCCTTCATGACGACGTTGCCGCGCATGAAGACCTCGCCCATCGTCTCGCCGTCGGCCGGCACCGGCTCCAGCGTCTTCGGGTCGGCCACCATCAGCCCGTCCAGCACCGGATAGCGCACGCCCTGCCGCGATTTCTTCGCCGCCTGCTCCTCGGGCGACAGGGCGTTCCACGCCTCGTTCCAATCGCAGACGACGGCGGGGCCATAGACCTCGGTGAGGCCGTAGACGTGGGTGACGCGGAAGCCGTCCTCCTCCATCCGCTGCAGCGTGGACGGCGGCGGCGGTGCGGCGGCCGTCATCACCTTGACGATGTGGTCGAACGGCCGGCGCTGCTCCGGCGCCGCGTTGATCAGCATGTTGAGGACGATCGGCGCACCGCAGAAGTGATCGACCTTGTGCTCGGCGATCGCGTCGAAGATCGCCTTCGCCTCGACGCGCCGCAGGCAGACATGCGTGCCCGCTCGTTCGGCGATGGTCCAGGGGAAGCACCAGCCGTTGCAGTGGAACATCGGCAGGGTCCACAGATAGACCGGGTTGTGCGGCACGTCCCAGGTGAGGACGTTGCCGAGGGCCGTCAGGTAGGCGCCGCGATGATGGTAGACGACGCCCTTCGGATTGCCGGTGGTGCCGGAGGTGTAGTTGAGCGCGATCGCCTGCCATTCGTCCCTGGGCGGCGTCCACGCGTAACTCCCGTCTCCCTCCGCCAGCAGCACCTCGTAGTCGAGCGTGCCGAGCCTCTCGCCATCGCCCCCATACTCCGGGTCGTCGATGTCGACGACCAGGATGGACCGCTGGAGCATGCCGAGCGCGCTGCGGACGGTGGGTGCGAACTCCCGATCGGTGACGAGGACCTTGGCCTCGCCATGCTCCAGGATGAACGCTACGGTTGCCGCATCGAGCCGCGTATTGAGGGCATTGAGGACGGCGCCGCACATCGGAACGCCGAAATGCGCCTCCATGAGTTCCGGTATGTTCGGCGCCATGAAAGCAACCGTATCGCCGGCTCCAATGCCCCGCCGCGCCAGCGCCGAGGCCAACCGTCGCGCTCGCACGTAGGTTTCGGACCAGGTGTAGCGCCGCGCGCCGTGGATTGCCGAAATCCGCTGCGGAAACACCGCCGCGGCGCGCTCCAGGAAACCGAGCGGTGTCAGCGCCGTATGGTTGGCGGCATTGCGATCGAGATGCTGCTCGTAGGGGCTGGCGTCGGATGCGGTCATGGGGTCCTCCGGTCGAGCAGACAATCTAGGAGCGCCTGCGCCTCGCGGCCACGGCTAGCGCGGCAACGGCCGGAGGCGCAATCATTAGCGCTGCCACCGCAAATCTACTGGCATTTCAAGAAAATCATGCAGCCTCATTAATGCCTTGATACAGTGCGCGTAACGACAAAAGGTCAGGGACGCTCATGGTTCACAGGGTGCTCAACTATACGTCGATGCTAGTCGCCTGGGTGAGCGGTGCGGCACTGCTCCTGATGATGCTCCACATCGCGGCGGATGTGACGCTACGCTACGTCTTCTCCGCGCCGCTGCACGGCACGGTCGAGATCGTGTCGACCTATTACATGGTCGCGGTCGTCTTCCTCCCGCTGGCGCTGATCGAACTCCGGAACGGCCACATCGTCGTCGAACTGGTATCCCAGCACTTCCCCGCGCGCGTGCAGGAGTGGCAGATCGGCCTCGTCGCCCTGGTCTCCGCCGCGTATTTCGGCGCATTCGCGTGGCGGACCTGGAACGACGCCCTGCAGAAGATGGCAGTCGGCGAAGTCAGTCTGGGCAACGTCCCGGTCACGGTGTGGCCGACGCGCTTCTACCTGCCGATCGGCTGTGCGCTGATCATGCTGGTTCTCATCCACAAGGCGATCCGCCTGTTCATCGGGGACAACTCCGTCATCGCACGCGAGTCGATCGATCTGCATGAGTGAGCGACGCGCGCTCCCTTGCATCCGCCAGCCCACCTCCCCGCCGCCGAAAAGCGATACTCGCCATGGATGACCTAACGCTGAGCGGCGGTGCTCTCGTCCTGCTGATCGTGCTGCTGCTGCTGCGCGTACCCGTGGGCGTGGCATTGGGTGGCATCTCGTTCGCAGGGATCTGGCTGATGCTCGGCCCGCGTTCGGCGTGGGGCATCCTGACCGCCGTACCCTATGACTTCGTCGCGCATTGGACGTTGAGTTCGGTGCCGATGTTCCTGCTCATGGGATACATCTGCTACCACTCGCAGCTGACGGACGGCCTGTTCCGCGTCGCACGCGCCTGGCTGTCGTGGATGCCCGGCGGCCTGGCGGTCGCCTCGGTCGGGGCCGCGGCAGGCTTCTCCGCCGTCACCGGCTCGTCCGTCGCCTGTGCGGCCGCGATGGGGCGCATCGCGATCCCCGAGATGCTGCGGCGCGGCTACGACAAGGGCCTGTCGGCCGGCACGGTCGCCGCCGCCGGGACGATCGGCTCGATGATCCCGCCCAGCATTCTGCTGCTGCTCTACGGCATCTTCGCCGAGGTGCCGATCAGCAAGCTCTTCATCGCCGGCATCGGCCCGGGACTGCTCACGGCGGTCATGTACAGCATCATGATCATGGGCCGCGTGAGGCTCAATCCCGCCCTGGCGCCGCGCGACGCGGAAGCGGTGACGTGGGCCGATCGCTTCAACTCCTTCCGGGGAACCTGGCCGGTCATCGCACTGATCATCGGGGTGTTTGGCGGTCTGTTCGGCGGCGTTTTCACGCCGACCGAGGCCGGCGGCATCGGCGCCTTCCTCGCCTTCATCATCGGCTTCGCCCAGCGCACGCTGACGATCGAGAAGATCAAGCTGGCGGTCATGGAAACGCTGGTCAGCACGTCCTCGATATTCGTGATCGCCGTCGGCGCGGTGCTGTTCACGCGGTTCCTCGCCCTGTCCGGCATGACGGACTTCATCTCCGAGATCGTCGTCGAGGGTCAGGTCAGTTCGACGATGCTGGTGATCGGGACGATGGCGAGCATGCTGTTCCTTGGCTGCTTCCTCGATCCGATCGGCATCATGCTGCTGACCCTGCCGATCTTTCTGCCCGCCATCGAGCATCTGGGCATCGACCTGATCTGGTACGGCATCCTGATGACGAAGCTGCTGGAGATCGCGCTGATCACGCCGCCGGTCGGGCTGAACGTGTTCGTGATCAA
Proteins encoded in this window:
- a CDS encoding DUF2254 domain-containing protein, which codes for MKTRLLAFWQNLSTSLWFVPAILTGCAFVLASVMTNIRAFPGGDDVDPPDWLYNGSASEARDLLETLLSSLITLTTLAISITMVVLSLAASQLGPRLIRAFMGDRRTQVVLGIFLAAIVYVLLVLRQVDGKLPDDEIPQLAVTLGTMSAMGCLGLLFFFVHHLGRSVVADSVVQRVGAELDQSIDRILPRWEETPPADTVFTPTAPATLRLPHGGYVQAVDFAAITHCAEESDVVVLLNFRPGHHLLPGGIHGKVDPAEKFDEAFAARIARAVTVGLERTPVQDIEYCMRQLVEVALRALSPGINDPNTAIAAIDRLGRSMALVMTRRTLPETIRDAAGRLRVVRPVSTFAGLMDAAFNQIRQAGESKPSILIRQLEAIAALATLTPTDEHRRECAVHAAMILAAGRRCIAEPRDLEAVEAAYDEVAAELRDAGLPPGDV
- the fliP gene encoding flagellar type III secretion system pore protein FliP (The bacterial flagellar biogenesis protein FliP forms a type III secretion system (T3SS)-type pore required for flagellar assembly.), producing the protein MNLRKASRVAATGLLAVVLLSGPVLAQNVSIDLGGDGEGSTTARIIQLVALLTVLSVAPSILVMVTSFTRIVVVLSFLRTAIGTQQAPPNMVMISLALFLTAFVMAPTMERAYEEGVAPLIAEQIDEEQAFTRTVGPFRDFMLRHVREKDLELFVNLSRTEPIAAPAETPLQVLVPAFMISELRRAFEIGFLLFVPFLVIDMVVASILMSMGMMMLPPVMISLPFKLIFFVLVDGWYLVAGSLVQSYGT
- a CDS encoding flagellar biosynthetic protein FliO, with the protein product MDLTTYLRFLLALVAVLALIGVLAWLARRYGFGGVAGTRPGGRIRRLGIVEVLPIDARRRLVLIRRDGVEHLILTGATDDIVVETGIPAPPPTETEQSPGIPYR
- a CDS encoding EscU/YscU/HrcU family type III secretion system export apparatus switch protein, coding for MGEDDKETGRRRQVAVALRGDGVAGARVVASGRGALAEDILRLAFDAGIKVREDADLAETLAALEIDADMPVDALAAVAEILARLYALNGAPTTTEPQ
- a CDS encoding enoyl-CoA hydratase/isomerase family protein; protein product: MSDRYAAYTQLEFDRPAERVLRITFNRPERLNAVNADGHRELCDVWRDVDRDPTVNAVILRGLGRAFSAGGDFEMIEQIIEDPKYRWQALKEARDLVYNVINCSKPIVSAIHGPAVGAGLVAALLSDVSIAARNARIIDGHTRLGVAAGDVAAIIWPLLCGMAKAKYHLLLCEPMSGEEAERIGLVSLCVDEADLQDKALEIAQRLATGAPAAIRLTKYALNNWLRTMGPSFDASTAYEMLGFASGEAREGLASHREKRTPKFDPDCAL
- a CDS encoding acyl-CoA dehydrogenase family protein, with the protein product MPAFALDEDQSRVQELVRRVARERVALRADEIDRTAEYPQDMFDLLRELGLFTLPFPPEFGGSGSLLSSCVAIEEFGRVCYNTAYLLLVQWTPIGAILAGGTDEQKRRYLPGLADGSRRAAFSLTEPQSGSDVARIRTRARRTDSGYVINGGKIWCTNAGQSDFFLVAAKTGDDDTPGAINFFIVEAGTPGFAVGRKEDKLGARGVPSHAIFFEDVFVPEENRLGEEGKGFKIVMEALNASRPLIGARGVGLAQGALDKSIAFVKDRQAFGNRVADYQGIRWMLADMAIQTEAARGIVYRAAAAVDDGIRGRELASLAAAAKCFSSDTAMRVATDAVQLFGAAGISNEYPINRYFRDAKVLQIVEGTNQIQRNIIARNLVAD
- a CDS encoding MaoC/PaaZ C-terminal domain-containing protein — translated: METIGLGFHFEDLPVGRTFKTIGRTVTDADITNFVNATGMVEVLFTNIEFLREESDIKGRVAPGALAYCFAEGLLVQGTMQHTGFAFLGMELKIENPVFSGDTIHVECEVVEARLSRSRPGRGLVRTFNKVVKQDGAVALTYNPLRMIKCRSEGGH
- a CDS encoding UbiX family flavin prenyltransferase; translation: MASGADLHRLIVGISGASGAVYGIRMLQALKGLGVESHLVMSKAAEMTIAYETDWKIADVKALADVCYPARDVGAAISSGSFQTLGMVVAPCSVRSMSEIATGVTSNLLTRAADVVLKERRRLVLMVRETPFHLGHLRTMVSLAEMGAVVAPPLPAFYSRPERVDDLVDHSVGRVLDLFGLDTGAVRRWGETSGPRRIKP
- a CDS encoding acyl-CoA synthetase, translated to MTASDASPYEQHLDRNAANHTALTPLGFLERAAAVFPQRISAIHGARRYTWSETYVRARRLASALARRGIGAGDTVAFMAPNIPELMEAHFGVPMCGAVLNALNTRLDAATVAFILEHGEAKVLVTDREFAPTVRSALGMLQRSILVVDIDDPEYGGDGERLGTLDYEVLLAEGDGSYAWTPPRDEWQAIALNYTSGTTGNPKGVVYHHRGAYLTALGNVLTWDVPHNPVYLWTLPMFHCNGWCFPWTIAERAGTHVCLRRVEAKAIFDAIAEHKVDHFCGAPIVLNMLINAAPEQRRPFDHIVKVMTAAAPPPPSTLQRMEEDGFRVTHVYGLTEVYGPAVVCDWNEAWNALSPEEQAAKKSRQGVRYPVLDGLMVADPKTLEPVPADGETMGEVFMRGNVVMKGYLKNPSATDAAFAGGWFHTGDLGVMHPDGYIDLKDRSKDIIISGGENISSVEVEQVLYRHPAVMEAAVVAKPDEKWGETPCAFVELKPGKTATVEEIVAFCRANMAHYKAPRTVIFGALPKTSTGKIQKFALRDRAREA
- a CDS encoding TRAP transporter small permease gives rise to the protein MVHRVLNYTSMLVAWVSGAALLLMMLHIAADVTLRYVFSAPLHGTVEIVSTYYMVAVVFLPLALIELRNGHIVVELVSQHFPARVQEWQIGLVALVSAAYFGAFAWRTWNDALQKMAVGEVSLGNVPVTVWPTRFYLPIGCALIMLVLIHKAIRLFIGDNSVIARESIDLHE
- a CDS encoding TRAP transporter large permease; protein product: MDDLTLSGGALVLLIVLLLLRVPVGVALGGISFAGIWLMLGPRSAWGILTAVPYDFVAHWTLSSVPMFLLMGYICYHSQLTDGLFRVARAWLSWMPGGLAVASVGAAAGFSAVTGSSVACAAAMGRIAIPEMLRRGYDKGLSAGTVAAAGTIGSMIPPSILLLLYGIFAEVPISKLFIAGIGPGLLTAVMYSIMIMGRVRLNPALAPRDAEAVTWADRFNSFRGTWPVIALIIGVFGGLFGGVFTPTEAGGIGAFLAFIIGFAQRTLTIEKIKLAVMETLVSTSSIFVIAVGAVLFTRFLALSGMTDFISEIVVEGQVSSTMLVIGTMASMLFLGCFLDPIGIMLLTLPIFLPAIEHLGIDLIWYGILMTKLLEIALITPPVGLNVFVIKGIVGDLMSTEAIFKGILWFIVADLITVALMIGFPEISLYLPSLID